In one Geoglobus acetivorans genomic region, the following are encoded:
- a CDS encoding tRNA pseudouridine(54/55) synthase Pus10 — protein MIEVCDQCKRRIGFGREGKCTVCCNAFDRIESLARKILSELEEYEFDTFDAGIRLYGSSKAMQDFLREKFGIEDTLKEHFRTEFIRRFSEISGRKRKVGGDINIIVNLENLNYSIEISPVFIYGRYKKRVRFLSQTRWLCGDCGGKGCERCNYTGRKYLSVEDLIIQPALELFKGKNAFLHGSGREDVDARMLGTGRPFILEIEAPKKRKVNLNELETAINENAGGKIEVEFFFYSDRKAVERIKKAAYSKTYRAIISLEEDVDSEQLEKALKKLEGHEISQRTPQRVEHRRADKVRKRKVYSIRLLLKKGRKAVVTIHAESGLYIKELISGDGGRTTPSLSELLGMDCRVEKLDVLSINGGLEDGNLKYNPA, from the coding sequence ATGATAGAGGTATGTGATCAATGCAAAAGAAGGATTGGCTTCGGCAGAGAGGGCAAATGCACGGTATGCTGCAACGCATTTGATCGGATCGAAAGCTTAGCCAGGAAAATCCTCAGTGAACTTGAAGAATATGAATTCGATACGTTTGATGCGGGTATCAGGCTCTATGGAAGTTCTAAAGCTATGCAGGACTTTCTAAGAGAAAAATTTGGAATAGAGGATACGCTGAAAGAACATTTCAGAACAGAATTTATAAGGAGATTCTCCGAAATTTCTGGCAGGAAAAGAAAGGTTGGCGGAGACATAAACATAATCGTGAATCTTGAAAATCTGAACTACAGCATAGAAATATCTCCAGTTTTTATTTATGGACGATACAAGAAACGGGTCAGATTCCTTTCCCAGACAAGATGGCTGTGCGGAGATTGTGGGGGCAAGGGCTGTGAAAGGTGCAACTACACCGGCAGAAAATACCTCAGCGTTGAAGATCTGATTATTCAACCTGCACTCGAGCTTTTTAAAGGGAAAAATGCATTTCTCCACGGATCAGGAAGAGAGGATGTCGACGCCAGAATGCTCGGAACTGGCAGACCATTCATTCTTGAAATAGAGGCTCCAAAAAAAAGAAAAGTCAATCTAAATGAGCTTGAAACTGCAATCAATGAAAATGCTGGCGGAAAAATCGAGGTGGAGTTTTTCTTCTACTCGGATAGAAAAGCCGTTGAGAGAATAAAGAAAGCAGCTTACTCGAAAACCTACAGAGCGATAATAAGTCTGGAGGAAGATGTGGATTCTGAACAGCTCGAGAAAGCGCTCAAAAAGCTGGAAGGGCATGAAATATCTCAGAGAACTCCCCAGAGGGTGGAACACAGAAGGGCTGATAAGGTCAGAAAAAGAAAAGTGTACTCCATCAGGCTCCTTCTGAAAAAAGGAAGGAAGGCTGTAGTAACAATTCATGCCGAAAGCGGACTGTACATTAAGGAGCTTATAAGCGGTGATGGAGGAAGGACAACTCCAAGCCTGAGCGAACTTCTTGGCATGGATTGCAGGGTCGAAAAACTTGATGTGTTATCAATAAATGGTGGGCTTGAGGACGGAAATCTTAAATACAATCCCGCATAG
- a CDS encoding METTL5 family protein — MKKELAIILEKLDVFRNPKIQLEQYPTPSGLAAELAVTANLLDSHVSRFVDLGCGTGILSIAFSLVGFEVLGVDKDREALLLARSNSEKAGVFVDFVHQDVRFLEIKERTGVVMNPPFGIQRRNADRIFLEKAFEIGEVVYSVHSAGSEKFVEKNAGDNGFGITHCWKYSIPLKRLYWFHEKPYKLINVEVFRMERI; from the coding sequence ATGAAAAAGGAGCTTGCGATCATTCTTGAAAAACTTGATGTTTTCAGGAATCCAAAAATACAGCTTGAACAGTATCCAACGCCGTCTGGCCTGGCAGCGGAGCTTGCGGTCACAGCCAACCTGCTCGATTCTCATGTGAGCAGGTTTGTTGACCTCGGATGCGGGACGGGGATACTCTCCATTGCTTTTTCCCTTGTAGGTTTTGAGGTTCTTGGTGTGGACAAGGATAGGGAAGCTCTGCTTCTTGCAAGATCCAACAGTGAAAAAGCTGGAGTCTTTGTTGATTTTGTTCACCAGGATGTCAGATTTCTTGAAATCAAAGAACGAACAGGAGTGGTCATGAATCCCCCGTTTGGAATTCAGAGGAGAAATGCGGACAGGATTTTTCTCGAAAAAGCTTTTGAGATCGGGGAAGTTGTGTACTCCGTGCATTCAGCCGGGTCTGAAAAATTCGTGGAGAAAAATGCCGGAGATAATGGATTTGGCATCACTCATTGCTGGAAATACAGCATACCCCTTAAGCGGCTTTACTGGTTTCATGAAAAACCATATAAATTGATAAACGTAGAGGTATTCAGAATGGAGAGGATTTAG
- a CDS encoding CBS domain-containing protein, which translates to MKIGEFMQKNVVMVDEKTRVREVARIMGEKRIGSVIVTKDGKPYGIFTERDFFSKAVLNEGLENPVSNFVSSPLITVNPEYTIHEASKIMADMKIRRLVVAEGEKIVGIFTASDLVRAISGR; encoded by the coding sequence ATGAAAATTGGAGAATTCATGCAAAAGAATGTGGTGATGGTCGACGAAAAAACCAGGGTGCGTGAGGTGGCCAGAATCATGGGAGAAAAAAGGATAGGAAGCGTAATCGTTACAAAAGACGGTAAGCCGTACGGGATTTTTACGGAGCGTGATTTCTTTTCCAAGGCCGTGCTGAACGAGGGACTCGAAAATCCTGTATCAAACTTTGTGTCGTCCCCCCTCATAACGGTAAACCCGGAATACACCATTCACGAAGCCTCAAAAATAATGGCTGATATGAAGATAAGGCGACTGGTTGTTGCCGAAGGGGAAAAAATAGTCGGGATTTTCACCGCAAGCGACCTTGTAAGGGCAATTTCCGGCAGGTGA
- a CDS encoding RpoL/Rpb11 RNA polymerase subunit family protein: MEVKIVELAENYVRLMVKGEDHTFLNLLQHELVNDDGVVLAKYNITHPLRDEAELMIRTSGKDPLEVLKEANQRIISKIDEVLSQL; the protein is encoded by the coding sequence ATGGAAGTAAAGATCGTGGAACTGGCTGAGAACTATGTAAGGCTGATGGTTAAGGGTGAAGATCACACATTTCTGAATCTTCTTCAGCATGAGCTTGTGAATGATGATGGTGTTGTGCTTGCGAAATACAACATAACTCACCCCCTGAGGGATGAGGCCGAACTGATGATAAGGACCTCTGGAAAGGACCCACTTGAAGTTCTCAAGGAAGCGAATCAGAGGATAATCTCGAAGATTGATGAGGTTTTATCTCAGCTTTAA
- the rpl12p gene encoding 50S ribosomal protein P1 has protein sequence MEYVYAALLLHAAGKEITEENVKAVLEAAGIEVNEARVKALVAALEGVDIEEAVSKAAFAAPAVAAAPAAAPAEGAAEAEEKKEEEEEEEAKEEEALEGLGALFG, from the coding sequence ATGGAGTATGTGTATGCTGCGTTGTTGCTACATGCTGCTGGAAAGGAAATAACAGAGGAGAATGTAAAGGCAGTGCTTGAAGCTGCTGGAATCGAGGTCAACGAGGCGAGAGTTAAGGCACTGGTTGCTGCTCTTGAGGGTGTTGACATTGAGGAGGCAGTGAGCAAGGCCGCATTTGCTGCTCCTGCCGTCGCAGCCGCACCGGCTGCAGCTCCTGCCGAGGGAGCAGCAGAAGCAGAGGAGAAGAAGGAAGAGGAAGAAGAGGAAGAGGCCAAGGAAGAGGAAGCCCTCGAGGGACTCGGGGCACTCTTTGGCTGA
- a CDS encoding 50S ribosomal protein L21e, whose amino-acid sequence MGYSKSHGFRFKSGRKLRKRVRERGIKIRKVLQTFEVGQTVHIDIEPASHRGMPHPRFQGRTGKIVGIRGRAYLVEITDGGKKKVIFARPEHLKPQGA is encoded by the coding sequence ATGGGATATAGCAAATCACACGGGTTCAGATTCAAGTCGGGTAGGAAGCTCAGAAAAAGAGTTAGAGAGAGGGGCATTAAAATAAGAAAAGTGCTTCAGACGTTTGAAGTCGGCCAGACCGTCCACATTGACATCGAACCAGCATCACACAGAGGGATGCCCCACCCGAGATTTCAGGGAAGAACCGGAAAGATAGTTGGAATCAGGGGGAGAGCTTACCTCGTAGAAATAACGGACGGAGGTAAGAAAAAGGTCATCTTCGCACGGCCAGAACATCTGAAGCCTCAGGGGGCCTGA
- a CDS encoding DUF655 domain-containing protein, with amino-acid sequence MTADRKKLEDYAYVLDFMPYGHPDSKAPIHKREPLAQVIGENYFTLLEVSIRRDKNPLIGDKVYIGKEGRDVVNKIKRRLRYEDLTPTAKSELPFVLEKIVKEQEKRFVDFFNNAGPITTRLHQLELLPGIGKKLMWNILEERKKEPFKSFEDLASRVKGLAHPEKTIVSRIIDELKDPRIKYRLFTA; translated from the coding sequence ATGACAGCAGATAGAAAAAAGTTAGAGGATTATGCCTACGTGCTGGACTTCATGCCATACGGCCATCCTGACAGCAAGGCGCCCATCCACAAAAGGGAGCCTCTGGCCCAGGTAATAGGGGAAAATTACTTCACACTTCTGGAAGTTAGCATCAGACGGGATAAAAACCCGCTTATTGGAGACAAGGTGTATATAGGAAAAGAGGGAAGAGATGTCGTGAACAAAATAAAGAGAAGACTCAGATACGAGGACCTCACCCCTACAGCAAAATCCGAGCTGCCTTTCGTTCTGGAAAAGATTGTCAAAGAGCAGGAAAAGAGGTTTGTGGATTTCTTCAACAATGCCGGGCCGATTACCACCAGACTTCACCAGCTTGAGCTTCTGCCAGGCATAGGGAAAAAGCTGATGTGGAATATACTTGAAGAGAGGAAAAAAGAGCCTTTCAAAAGCTTCGAAGACCTTGCCAGCAGAGTGAAGGGACTGGCACATCCTGAAAAGACCATCGTTTCAAGAATAATAGACGAGCTTAAAGACCCCAGAATAAAATACAGACTTTTTACAGCATAA
- a CDS encoding exosome complex RNA-binding protein Csl4, whose protein sequence is MFVLPGDFLGYAEEYMPGKGVYEEDGKLFAATAGKVRIEEKTISVETVKEIPELGKDDVVIGRVVDTRNSFAMVEIARKRGSERALRHYDRALLHISNMSKDYMKNVDDAVKYWDIVVARVIDNSLRLSIKEKDLGVVRAICSKCGSRLEVEKDKLKCPECGNVEKRKVSANYGKGEW, encoded by the coding sequence ATGTTTGTGTTACCAGGAGATTTCTTGGGATATGCGGAGGAGTATATGCCTGGGAAAGGTGTTTATGAAGAGGATGGAAAGCTTTTCGCGGCAACAGCCGGAAAAGTCAGAATAGAAGAGAAGACCATAAGCGTGGAAACTGTGAAGGAGATACCTGAGCTGGGAAAGGATGATGTTGTCATAGGCAGGGTTGTGGATACGAGGAACAGCTTTGCAATGGTGGAAATTGCGAGGAAAAGAGGGAGTGAGAGGGCTTTGAGGCATTATGACAGGGCGTTGCTTCACATCTCCAACATGAGCAAGGATTACATGAAAAACGTGGATGATGCCGTTAAATACTGGGATATTGTGGTTGCAAGGGTGATAGACAACAGCCTGAGGCTTTCCATAAAGGAAAAAGACCTTGGAGTGGTGAGGGCAATCTGCAGTAAATGTGGTTCAAGACTTGAGGTTGAGAAGGATAAACTTAAATGTCCGGAATGTGGTAATGTCGAAAAAAGAAAAGTTTCTGCAAACTATGGCAAAGGAGAGTGGTGA
- the rsmA gene encoding 16S rRNA (adenine(1518)-N(6)/adenine(1519)-N(6))-dimethyltransferase RsmA has protein sequence MKFSKKLGQHILIDRGVVSRISRYADLKRTDTVLEIGCGTGILTEQLLKHAGKVYGIEKDRRFVKLLENKFLNEINEGKFVLIEGDALKVEWPEFNKFVSNIPYQISSELTFRLLKRRYELAVVMYQKEFAERLVARSGKKYGRLSVVARAYATIKILEHVKAEAFRPRPKVDSSIVIIKPIPEINVKNMENFERLVREAFSSRRKKFGKIAEKLGIDIPEDLKNERPERIPPEVFAKLSERL, from the coding sequence ATGAAATTCTCCAAAAAGCTCGGTCAGCATATTCTGATAGACAGAGGAGTTGTTTCGAGAATTTCAAGATATGCAGACCTCAAACGAACAGATACAGTTCTCGAAATCGGTTGCGGAACAGGTATTCTAACAGAACAGCTTCTCAAACATGCTGGCAAGGTCTATGGGATAGAAAAAGACAGGAGATTCGTCAAACTTCTCGAGAACAAATTTCTGAATGAGATTAACGAGGGGAAGTTTGTACTGATTGAAGGAGACGCTCTCAAAGTTGAATGGCCTGAATTTAACAAATTCGTATCCAATATACCATATCAGATCTCCTCCGAGCTTACATTCAGACTGCTGAAAAGAAGATACGAACTTGCAGTGGTTATGTATCAAAAAGAATTTGCAGAGAGGCTCGTTGCAAGAAGCGGAAAAAAATACGGAAGGCTGAGCGTGGTTGCCCGGGCCTATGCCACCATAAAAATCCTTGAACACGTGAAGGCTGAAGCTTTCAGGCCCAGACCGAAGGTTGATTCTTCCATCGTCATCATAAAGCCCATCCCGGAAATAAACGTAAAAAACATGGAAAATTTCGAGAGACTTGTCAGAGAGGCATTTTCCAGCAGAAGAAAGAAGTTTGGAAAAATTGCAGAAAAACTCGGAATAGATATTCCGGAGGACCTGAAAAATGAGAGGCCTGAAAGAATTCCACCGGAAGTTTTCGCAAAACTGTCAGAACGTTTATGA
- a CDS encoding RNA polymerase Rpb4 family protein — MTFKEVLDFQYLTLAEAKERLSEIVEKRKEVAELSFETRKTLNYLNAVTKLDAETSRKLVEELEKLPHVSTEIAIKIADILPDIPDEIRVIYAKERITLTPEQIQEILDIVAKYKH; from the coding sequence ATGACATTCAAAGAAGTTCTTGATTTTCAATATCTCACCTTGGCTGAAGCAAAGGAGAGACTCTCGGAAATAGTTGAGAAAAGGAAGGAAGTTGCTGAGCTCAGCTTTGAAACTCGAAAAACCCTCAACTATCTGAATGCCGTCACAAAACTTGATGCCGAAACCTCGAGAAAACTTGTTGAAGAACTTGAGAAACTTCCACATGTTTCGACCGAAATAGCGATAAAAATTGCAGATATCCTTCCAGACATTCCAGACGAAATTAGAGTTATTTACGCAAAAGAAAGAATAACTCTGACCCCCGAACAGATCCAGGAGATTCTTGATATAGTCGCCAAATATAAACATTGA
- a CDS encoding HemK2/MTQ2 family protein methyltransferase, which yields MRGLKEFHRKFSQNCQNVYEPAEDSELLLEAALVEINEDDVVLEVGGGSGYVSYFLKDRCRYLLSTDLNPHAVKCMKKLGIESIRTYLARGIRARFSLILFNPPYLELEEWEKKGDWLEIAIDGGKKGTEISEKFLEEIRYNLSENGRIILISSSHTHATLEDYLERSEYMWEIIKRKKLFFEELYALKLKLR from the coding sequence ATGAGAGGCCTGAAAGAATTCCACCGGAAGTTTTCGCAAAACTGTCAGAACGTTTATGAACCGGCAGAGGATTCCGAGCTGCTTCTTGAGGCAGCTCTTGTCGAGATTAACGAAGACGATGTTGTGCTTGAAGTTGGTGGGGGGAGCGGGTATGTCTCGTACTTCCTGAAGGACAGATGCAGGTACCTGCTATCCACAGACCTCAATCCACACGCAGTAAAATGCATGAAGAAACTGGGAATAGAGAGCATCAGGACCTACCTCGCCAGAGGCATAAGGGCCAGATTTTCCCTCATCCTGTTCAATCCACCCTACCTGGAACTTGAGGAGTGGGAAAAAAAGGGAGACTGGCTTGAAATAGCAATTGATGGCGGGAAAAAGGGTACAGAAATATCTGAAAAGTTCCTCGAAGAGATTAGATACAACCTATCCGAAAACGGAAGGATAATACTCATATCATCATCCCACACACATGCCACTCTGGAGGATTATCTCGAGAGATCAGAATACATGTGGGAAATCATCAAAAGAAAGAAGCTGTTTTTTGAGGAACTCTATGCACTGAAATTAAAGCTGAGATAA
- the trmY gene encoding tRNA (pseudouridine(54)-N(1))-methyltransferase TrmY — protein MDRVFVLIANRAVTAPFNLNDLPGSAGRMDIVCRFISQSLFVSHGIRKNVTAYIILKGPPDPVKSIRVEGSQVRYLAPDERNIAGMINKALKTDVGEGWTRVSPGIFISSKGLDDVLKELSGRNIYYLKETGKDIENVEVSRPVFVIGDHLGVSEEDEKSILEISEEVISLEETAYQADQCVTILNYILDRREHDRGM, from the coding sequence ATGGACAGAGTCTTTGTTCTGATCGCCAACAGGGCTGTAACTGCCCCGTTCAATCTCAACGACCTCCCCGGATCGGCAGGAAGAATGGACATAGTGTGCAGATTTATTTCTCAGTCCCTCTTTGTTTCCCACGGCATCAGAAAAAATGTGACCGCATACATCATTTTAAAGGGCCCACCAGACCCTGTAAAGAGCATTCGGGTGGAGGGTTCTCAGGTAAGGTATCTGGCTCCCGACGAAAGAAACATTGCGGGAATGATAAACAAAGCCCTTAAAACAGATGTCGGAGAAGGGTGGACAAGGGTGTCTCCCGGAATATTCATATCATCAAAAGGGCTTGACGATGTGCTGAAGGAGTTATCCGGCAGAAACATCTACTATCTCAAAGAAACCGGTAAGGACATTGAGAATGTGGAGGTAAGCAGACCCGTATTCGTAATTGGAGACCATCTCGGCGTTTCGGAAGAAGATGAAAAATCGATACTGGAAATATCAGAAGAAGTGATATCCCTGGAAGAAACAGCCTATCAGGCCGATCAGTGTGTAACCATCCTTAACTACATTCTGGACAGGAGGGAACATGATAGAGGTATGTGA